The Terracoccus luteus genome includes a region encoding these proteins:
- a CDS encoding RNA polymerase sigma factor, protein MTASPEEVRRTVEAVWRIEAARVTAVVARLVGDIGLAEDLAQDAVVQAIEQWPRDGVPDRPGAWLTATARRRAVDRIRRDVTLARKLQLLGPAEELRVAALTEGDLDLALEDVRDDVLALVFAACHPALGAQVRITLTLRMIGGLTTREIARALLTPESTVAQRVSRAKRTLSADGVRLEIPTGADLAPRLASVLEVVYLIFNEGYSATTGRDWVRGDLMEEAVRLGRVLASLTPREPEVHGLLALMEIQASRTRARLGPRGEPVLLLDQNRTRWDRALVRHALAALDRAAELVGVPEGGGLPTRPIGPYQLQAEIAAVHARAATADATDWQRIVGLYDLLRESRPSPVVDLNRAVALSYAVGPAPALEAVDDLMAGGALDGYHLLPSVRADLLLRLDRPSEARAELVRAAAMTSNEAERALLERRADALDAAPPEA, encoded by the coding sequence ATGACCGCGAGCCCCGAGGAGGTCCGGCGCACCGTCGAGGCGGTGTGGCGCATCGAGGCGGCCCGGGTGACCGCCGTCGTCGCGCGGCTCGTCGGGGACATCGGCCTTGCCGAGGACCTCGCCCAGGACGCCGTCGTGCAGGCCATCGAGCAGTGGCCCCGCGACGGCGTCCCGGACCGCCCCGGGGCCTGGCTCACCGCCACCGCGCGGCGCCGGGCGGTCGACCGCATCCGCCGCGACGTGACGCTGGCCCGCAAGCTGCAGCTGCTGGGCCCGGCCGAGGAGCTGCGGGTGGCGGCGCTGACCGAGGGCGACCTCGACCTCGCACTGGAGGACGTCCGCGACGACGTGCTGGCGCTCGTCTTCGCCGCCTGCCACCCGGCGCTCGGCGCCCAGGTGCGGATCACGCTGACCCTGCGCATGATCGGAGGTCTCACGACCCGTGAGATCGCCCGCGCCCTGCTCACCCCCGAGTCGACCGTGGCGCAGCGGGTCTCGCGGGCCAAGCGCACACTCTCGGCCGACGGGGTGCGGCTCGAGATCCCCACCGGGGCCGACCTCGCGCCGCGTCTCGCCTCCGTGCTCGAGGTCGTCTACCTCATCTTCAACGAGGGGTACTCGGCGACGACGGGCCGCGACTGGGTGAGGGGCGACCTCATGGAGGAGGCCGTGCGCCTCGGCCGCGTCCTCGCCTCCCTCACGCCGCGGGAGCCCGAGGTGCACGGGCTGCTCGCCCTCATGGAGATCCAGGCCTCGCGCACCCGTGCCCGCCTCGGCCCGCGCGGGGAGCCGGTGCTCCTGCTCGACCAGAACCGCACCCGGTGGGACCGTGCCCTCGTGCGGCACGCGTTGGCGGCCCTCGACCGGGCGGCCGAGCTCGTCGGCGTGCCGGAGGGCGGCGGACTACCCACCCGGCCGATCGGGCCCTACCAGCTTCAGGCCGAGATCGCGGCCGTGCACGCGCGGGCCGCCACCGCCGACGCCACCGACTGGCAGCGCATCGTCGGCCTCTACGACCTGCTGCGGGAGTCGCGCCCCTCTCCCGTCGTCGACCTCAACCGGGCCGTCGCGCTGTCGTACGCCGTCGGGCCCGCCCCTGCCCTGGAGGCCGTCGACGACCTCATGGCCGGCGGGGCGCTCGACGGCTACCACCTGCTGCCGAGCGTGCGCGCCGACCTGTTGCTGCGGCTTGACCGGCCGTCCGAGGCACGGGCCGAGCTGGTCCGTGCGGCGGCGATGACCTCGAACGAGGCCGAACGTGCCCTGCTCGAGCGTCGGGCCGACGCCCTGGATGCGGCTCCGCCCGAGGCGTGA
- a CDS encoding HAD family hydrolase has protein sequence MAQRLLALDLDGTTLNHMGELSPRVRDAVAALPDDFEVVIATGRSILATTPVLDQLGLRHGFAVCANGAVTLRLDPDEPLGYEVVDQVTFDPKAVLEKMRIALPDALIAVEELGVGFKVSAPFPDGELMGESRVATWDELVEHPVTRVTLRQPESSAEEFMELVERAGLHGVSYAVGWSAWLDINPEGVSKASALELVRRRIGVEPTHTVACGDQRNDVEMLHWAAWGVAMGNAPDAVKAVADEVTGDVDDDGLVPVLEALTQSVRSGTPFRENVASQATSRVEL, from the coding sequence ATGGCCCAGCGTCTGCTCGCCCTCGACCTCGACGGCACCACCCTCAACCACATGGGCGAGCTCTCGCCCCGGGTCCGTGACGCGGTAGCGGCCCTGCCCGACGACTTCGAGGTGGTCATCGCCACCGGGCGCTCGATCCTCGCCACGACCCCGGTGCTCGACCAGCTCGGGCTGAGGCATGGGTTCGCCGTCTGTGCCAACGGCGCCGTCACGCTGCGTCTCGACCCCGACGAGCCGCTCGGCTACGAGGTCGTCGACCAGGTGACCTTCGACCCCAAGGCCGTGCTCGAGAAGATGCGCATCGCCCTGCCCGACGCGCTCATCGCCGTCGAGGAGCTCGGCGTCGGCTTCAAGGTCAGCGCCCCGTTCCCCGACGGGGAGCTCATGGGCGAGTCGCGGGTGGCGACGTGGGACGAGCTCGTCGAGCACCCGGTCACCCGCGTGACCCTGCGCCAGCCCGAGTCGAGCGCCGAGGAGTTCATGGAGCTGGTCGAGCGCGCCGGCCTGCACGGCGTCTCGTACGCCGTCGGCTGGTCGGCCTGGCTCGACATCAACCCGGAGGGTGTCTCCAAGGCGTCCGCCCTCGAGCTCGTGCGCCGGCGCATCGGGGTCGAGCCGACCCACACCGTCGCTTGCGGCGACCAGCGCAACGACGTCGAGATGCTGCACTGGGCCGCGTGGGGCGTCGCCATGGGCAACGCCCCCGACGCGGTCAAGGCCGTCGCCGACGAGGTGACGGGCGACGTCGACGACGACGGCCTCGTGCCCGTGCTCGAGGCACTCACGCAGTCGGTGCGGTCGGGGACGCCGTTCCGCGAGAACGTCGCCTCCCAGGCCACGTCCCGCGTCGAGCTCTGA
- a CDS encoding cupin domain-containing protein, translating into MQITRSSVATAKGPADWFTGDVWIDAVAAAPSPSRVSANLVHFMPGARTHWHRHVLGQTVFVTEGVGLCQRRGGPVEVIRPGDRVLFEADEEHWHGAAPDRLMVHVAINEGDDDHDVVQWLAPVTDDEYLAASASD; encoded by the coding sequence ATGCAGATCACCCGCAGCTCCGTCGCCACCGCGAAGGGCCCCGCCGACTGGTTCACCGGCGACGTCTGGATCGACGCCGTCGCCGCGGCCCCCTCGCCCTCGCGCGTGTCGGCGAACCTCGTCCACTTCATGCCCGGTGCCCGCACCCACTGGCACCGCCACGTGCTGGGCCAGACCGTCTTCGTCACCGAGGGCGTCGGCCTCTGCCAGCGCCGCGGCGGGCCCGTCGAGGTCATCCGGCCCGGTGACCGCGTCCTCTTCGAGGCCGACGAGGAGCACTGGCACGGCGCGGCTCCCGACCGGCTCATGGTGCACGTGGCCATCAACGAGGGCGACGACGACCACGACGTCGTGCAGTGGCTGGCGCCGGTCACCGACGACGAGTACCTGGCCGCGTCGGCATCCGACTGA
- a CDS encoding MerR family transcriptional regulator, translating to MSQSTTSRTYTIKEAAALTGLPASTLRYYEQIGVIPPVGRGESSGHRVYDEATLDKVMWVACLAATGMSVGDMRRYVANGAAGAAAAAEQLELMQAQAARLELEARRLELRTRYVRLKVDYWHAVAAGDTERAELIGAEARSLADALHGTREA from the coding sequence GTGAGCCAGTCGACCACGAGCCGTACGTACACGATCAAGGAGGCAGCCGCCCTGACCGGGCTGCCGGCCTCGACGCTGCGCTACTACGAGCAGATCGGCGTCATCCCGCCCGTGGGGCGGGGGGAGAGCAGCGGCCACCGCGTCTACGACGAGGCCACCCTCGACAAGGTCATGTGGGTGGCCTGCCTCGCCGCCACCGGGATGTCCGTCGGTGACATGCGCCGCTACGTCGCCAACGGCGCCGCGGGGGCGGCGGCCGCCGCCGAGCAGCTCGAGCTCATGCAGGCCCAGGCCGCGCGGCTCGAGCTCGAGGCCCGACGCCTCGAGCTGCGCACGCGCTACGTGCGGCTCAAGGTCGACTACTGGCACGCCGTCGCAGCGGGCGACACCGAGCGGGCCGAGCTCATCGGGGCCGAGGCCCGGTCGCTCGCCGACGCCCTGCACGGGACGCGCGAGGCCTGA
- a CDS encoding dihydrolipoyl dehydrogenase family protein — MSDDTTFDIIVIGLGPGGEDVAGTLAQGGLSVLALDHRLVGGECPYWGCIPSKMMIRAADALAEARRVPGLAGTVGAVTPDWSVVAQRVRDEATDDWDDTVAVERLEGKGVTFRRATGRIVGPGKVEADGTTYTARRGIVVNTGTTPAVPPVDGLETVPYWTNHELIEAKQLPASVVVLGGGAIGSELSQVMARFGTTVTVVEAAPRLVAAEEPESGDLLKEVFEAEGITVHVGVGADRVEKATLDEGAGGGEGVKVVLADGTEVVAKRVVVATGRRADPVAVGLDTVGVASGARFAPVDDRCRVEGADGVWAIGDLTGKGAFTHVSMYQAGIVARDVLGQEGPAADYEALPRVTFTDPEIGAVGLTEKQARDRYDSVQVGLTPLAETTRGWIHAKGHEGFIKVVADADRGVVVGATTMGPAGGEVMGALAVAVHAEVPLDTLRSMIYAYPTFHRGIEDAISRLE; from the coding sequence ATGAGCGACGACACGACCTTCGACATCATCGTCATCGGCCTCGGGCCCGGAGGTGAGGACGTCGCCGGGACACTGGCCCAGGGCGGCCTGTCCGTCCTCGCGCTCGACCACCGTCTCGTCGGGGGCGAGTGCCCGTACTGGGGCTGCATCCCCTCCAAGATGATGATCCGCGCCGCCGACGCGCTCGCCGAGGCGAGGCGGGTACCCGGCCTCGCCGGCACGGTGGGTGCCGTGACGCCGGACTGGTCGGTCGTCGCGCAGCGGGTGCGTGACGAGGCCACCGACGACTGGGATGACACGGTCGCCGTCGAGCGGCTTGAAGGCAAGGGCGTGACCTTCCGCCGGGCCACCGGCCGCATCGTCGGACCCGGCAAGGTCGAGGCCGACGGCACGACCTACACCGCCCGCCGGGGCATCGTCGTCAACACCGGCACGACCCCGGCCGTGCCGCCCGTCGACGGTCTCGAGACGGTGCCCTACTGGACCAACCACGAGCTCATCGAGGCCAAGCAGCTGCCCGCCTCGGTCGTCGTGCTCGGGGGCGGGGCCATCGGGTCCGAGCTGTCGCAGGTCATGGCCCGCTTCGGCACGACCGTGACGGTCGTCGAGGCCGCGCCGAGGCTCGTCGCCGCCGAGGAACCCGAGTCGGGCGACCTGCTCAAGGAGGTCTTCGAGGCCGAGGGGATCACCGTGCACGTCGGGGTGGGCGCCGACCGTGTCGAGAAGGCCACGCTCGACGAGGGTGCCGGCGGCGGCGAGGGCGTCAAGGTTGTGCTCGCCGACGGCACCGAGGTCGTCGCCAAGCGGGTCGTCGTGGCGACGGGCCGCCGGGCCGACCCCGTCGCCGTGGGCCTCGACACCGTCGGCGTCGCGTCGGGCGCGCGGTTCGCCCCGGTCGACGACCGCTGCCGGGTCGAGGGCGCCGACGGCGTATGGGCGATCGGGGACCTCACCGGCAAGGGCGCCTTCACCCACGTCTCGATGTACCAGGCCGGCATCGTGGCCCGGGACGTCCTCGGGCAGGAGGGGCCGGCCGCCGACTACGAGGCCCTGCCCCGCGTCACCTTCACCGACCCCGAGATCGGGGCGGTCGGGCTCACCGAGAAGCAGGCCCGCGACCGGTACGACTCGGTGCAGGTGGGCCTGACTCCCCTGGCCGAGACGACCCGCGGCTGGATCCACGCCAAGGGCCACGAGGGCTTCATCAAGGTGGTCGCCGACGCCGACCGCGGTGTCGTCGTCGGCGCGACGACGATGGGACCGGCCGGAGGCGAGGTCATGGGGGCGCTCGCGGTGGCGGTGCACGCCGAGGTGCCGCTCGACACCCTGCGCTCGATGATCTACGCCTACCCGACCTTCCACCGTGGCATCGAGGACGCCATCTCTCGGCTCGAGTGA
- a CDS encoding catalase — protein sequence MTDTIRDGQSVKTAPSEEAHLGSHTDNGAPAPSDRNSLTMGPDGPILLHDVHFLNQMAHFNRERIPERNVHAKGSGAFGFFETTEDVSRYTKAALFQPGVKTDMLARFSTVAGEQGSPDTWRDPRGFSLKFYTTEGNYDLVGNNTPVFFIRDTMKFPHFIRSQKRLGGSGLRDNHMQWDFWTLNPESAHQVTYLMGDRGIPKTFRHMNGYGSHTFLWVNAEGEKHWVKYHFHSDQGVEGLTGEEATRIAGQDADHHRRDLYETIDKGDFPTWTLSIQAMPYEDAKGYHLNPFDLTKTWPHSDYPLIRVGTMTLNRNPENFFAQIEQSAFEPSSVVPGIGFSPDKMLLGRAFAYSDTHRYRIGPNYLQLPVNRPRVENLNTYTQDGPMAFDHNGDAPVYAPNSMGRGYADNVGEVEDGWEADGAMVRQAYTLRPDDDDWSQAGALVREVWDDAQREAFVETVAGHLLGGVKSPVLEKAFQYWKNVDAGTGAQIEELVRAGLGGDNPGGMADDAKVVTEPVRESATHAAH from the coding sequence ATGACGGACACCATCCGCGACGGCCAGTCGGTCAAGACCGCACCCAGCGAGGAGGCGCACCTCGGGTCGCACACCGACAACGGTGCCCCGGCCCCCAGCGACCGTAACTCGCTCACGATGGGGCCGGACGGTCCGATCCTGCTCCACGACGTGCACTTCCTCAACCAGATGGCGCACTTCAACCGCGAGCGCATCCCGGAGCGCAACGTCCACGCCAAGGGCTCGGGCGCCTTCGGATTCTTCGAGACCACCGAGGACGTCTCGCGCTACACCAAGGCGGCGCTGTTCCAGCCCGGCGTCAAGACCGACATGCTCGCCCGCTTCTCGACGGTCGCCGGCGAGCAGGGCAGCCCCGACACGTGGCGCGACCCGCGCGGCTTCTCGCTGAAGTTCTACACGACCGAGGGCAACTACGACCTCGTCGGCAACAACACCCCGGTGTTCTTCATCCGCGACACGATGAAGTTCCCCCACTTCATCCGCAGCCAGAAGCGTCTCGGCGGCTCGGGCCTGCGCGACAACCACATGCAGTGGGACTTCTGGACCCTCAACCCCGAGTCGGCCCACCAGGTGACCTACCTCATGGGCGACCGCGGCATCCCCAAGACGTTCCGCCACATGAACGGCTACGGCAGCCACACCTTCCTCTGGGTCAACGCCGAGGGCGAGAAGCACTGGGTGAAGTACCACTTCCACTCCGACCAGGGTGTCGAGGGCCTCACCGGCGAGGAGGCCACCCGCATCGCCGGGCAGGACGCCGACCACCACCGTCGCGACCTCTACGAGACCATCGACAAGGGCGACTTCCCGACGTGGACGCTGTCGATCCAGGCGATGCCGTACGAGGACGCGAAGGGCTACCACCTCAACCCGTTCGACCTGACGAAGACGTGGCCGCACAGCGACTACCCGCTCATCAGGGTCGGCACGATGACCCTGAACCGCAACCCCGAGAACTTCTTCGCCCAGATCGAGCAGTCGGCCTTCGAGCCGAGCTCGGTCGTGCCGGGCATCGGGTTCAGCCCCGACAAGATGCTGCTCGGGCGCGCCTTCGCCTACAGCGACACCCACCGCTACCGCATCGGCCCGAATTACCTGCAGCTGCCGGTGAACCGCCCGCGCGTGGAGAACCTCAACACGTACACGCAGGACGGCCCGATGGCCTTCGACCACAACGGCGACGCGCCGGTCTACGCCCCGAACAGCATGGGCCGTGGCTACGCCGACAACGTCGGTGAGGTCGAGGACGGCTGGGAGGCCGACGGGGCCATGGTGCGTCAGGCCTACACGCTGCGCCCGGACGACGACGACTGGAGCCAGGCCGGCGCCCTCGTGCGCGAGGTCTGGGACGACGCGCAGCGCGAGGCATTCGTCGAGACCGTGGCCGGGCACCTGCTCGGCGGCGTCAAGAGCCCGGTGCTCGAGAAGGCCTTCCAGTACTGGAAGAACGTCGACGCGGGCACCGGCGCCCAGATCGAAGAGCTCGTGCGGGCCGGTCTCGGGGGCGACAACCCCGGCGGCATGGCCGACGACGCCAAGGTCGTGACGGAGCCCGTCCGCGAGAGCGCGACGCACGCCGCACACTGA
- the serS gene encoding serine--tRNA ligase, which produces MIDIKLVRDEPDRVRASQAARGEDPGVVDAILAADEQRRSALGEFESLRAEQKLVSKSVGAAMGAFQKARKSGADDADALEKAAHEARAHAATLSEKVKGLEGLADEAGTELDRLLRTVGNVIIDGVPVGGEDDYALLETVGTPRDFAAEGFEPLDHLALGERLGAIDMERGAKVGGARFYYLTGVGALLELALLNMAMAQATAAGFTPMITPTLARPEVMAGAGFIDAHDDEVYKLKDDELYLTGTSEVALAGYHADEIIDLSKGPKRYAGWSACYRREAGSHGKDTRGIIRVHQFHKVEMFSYCRPEDAEAEHQRLLAWEREMLAKIEVPYRIIDTAAGDLGGPAARKFDCEAWVPTQGRYRELTSTSNCTTYQARRLNTRERDPQGSGTRAVATLNGTLGTTRWLVAILENHQQADGSVRVPTALQPFLGREVLTPVD; this is translated from the coding sequence GTGATCGACATCAAGCTCGTGCGTGACGAACCCGACCGGGTGCGGGCCTCGCAGGCCGCCCGCGGGGAGGACCCGGGGGTCGTCGATGCCATCCTCGCCGCCGACGAGCAGCGCCGCTCCGCCCTCGGGGAGTTCGAGTCGCTGCGCGCCGAGCAGAAGCTGGTCAGCAAGTCGGTGGGCGCCGCCATGGGCGCTTTCCAGAAGGCGCGCAAGAGCGGGGCCGACGACGCCGACGCGCTGGAGAAGGCGGCCCACGAGGCCCGCGCCCACGCGGCGACGCTGAGCGAGAAGGTCAAGGGCCTCGAGGGTCTGGCCGACGAGGCCGGTACCGAGCTCGACCGTCTGCTGCGCACGGTCGGCAACGTCATCATCGACGGCGTGCCGGTCGGGGGCGAGGACGACTACGCCCTGCTCGAGACGGTCGGCACCCCGCGTGACTTCGCCGCAGAGGGCTTCGAGCCGCTCGACCACCTCGCCCTCGGTGAGCGCCTCGGCGCGATCGACATGGAGCGCGGGGCCAAGGTCGGTGGCGCCCGGTTCTACTACCTCACCGGTGTCGGGGCCCTGCTCGAGCTGGCGCTGCTCAACATGGCCATGGCCCAGGCCACGGCCGCCGGCTTCACGCCGATGATCACGCCGACGCTGGCGCGGCCCGAGGTGATGGCCGGGGCCGGCTTCATCGACGCCCACGACGACGAGGTCTACAAGCTCAAGGACGACGAGCTCTACCTCACTGGCACCTCGGAGGTGGCCCTGGCGGGCTACCACGCCGACGAGATCATCGACCTGTCGAAGGGCCCGAAGCGCTATGCCGGGTGGTCGGCCTGCTACCGCCGCGAGGCGGGCTCGCACGGCAAGGACACCCGCGGCATCATCCGCGTGCACCAGTTCCACAAGGTCGAGATGTTCAGCTACTGCCGGCCCGAGGACGCCGAGGCCGAGCACCAGCGCCTCCTCGCCTGGGAGCGCGAGATGCTGGCCAAGATCGAGGTGCCCTACCGCATCATCGACACCGCCGCCGGTGACCTCGGTGGCCCGGCCGCGCGCAAGTTCGACTGCGAGGCCTGGGTGCCCACCCAGGGCCGCTACCGCGAGCTCACCTCGACGTCGAACTGCACGACGTACCAGGCCCGTCGTCTGAACACGCGCGAGCGCGACCCGCAGGGCTCGGGCACGCGCGCGGTGGCCACCCTCAACGGCACCCTCGGCACGACGCGCTGGCTCGTCGCCATCCTCGAGAACCACCAGCAGGCCGACGGGTCGGTCCGCGTGCCCACCGCGCTGCAGCCCTTCCTCGGGCGCGAGGTCCTCACCCCCGTCGACTGA
- a CDS encoding ABC transporter permease subunit, protein MSTQSTTAPHQNVSAKAESALPTVARMPSRLAGARPTSGVPFARLVRVELRKQLDTRAGQWLVGAIGLVVVAALVIMFLTDGGDHPFGDYLQATAMPTAIILPVVGILAVTSEWSQRTGLVTFALEPRRARVAWAKLVSSLLIGVAAVVLSLALAALAHQAAITLRGADGSWSIEGLAVVGAALYVLLGLVQGVAFGMLFRNTPAAIVTYFVLPTVWTILGALISWLEKPAQWLDLSRTMQPLFGGSLTGEQWAQLGTSAAVWVALPLAVGIWRLTRAEVK, encoded by the coding sequence ATGAGCACCCAGAGCACCACCGCCCCCCACCAGAACGTCTCCGCCAAGGCCGAGTCGGCCCTGCCCACCGTGGCCCGGATGCCGTCCCGCCTCGCAGGTGCCCGCCCGACCTCGGGCGTCCCCTTCGCCCGCCTAGTGCGGGTCGAGCTGCGCAAGCAGCTCGACACCCGAGCCGGCCAGTGGCTCGTCGGGGCCATCGGGCTCGTCGTCGTCGCCGCGCTCGTCATCATGTTCCTCACCGACGGCGGTGACCACCCGTTCGGCGACTACCTGCAGGCGACGGCCATGCCGACCGCGATCATCCTGCCGGTCGTCGGCATCCTCGCCGTGACGTCCGAGTGGAGCCAGCGCACCGGGCTCGTCACCTTCGCGCTCGAGCCGCGCCGGGCCCGGGTCGCCTGGGCCAAGCTCGTCTCGTCCCTGCTCATCGGCGTCGCGGCCGTCGTGCTCTCGCTGGCCCTCGCCGCCCTGGCCCACCAGGCCGCCATCACGCTGCGTGGCGCCGACGGCAGCTGGAGCATCGAGGGCCTCGCGGTCGTCGGCGCGGCCCTCTACGTGCTGCTCGGGCTCGTGCAGGGCGTAGCGTTCGGCATGCTCTTCCGCAACACCCCGGCCGCCATCGTCACGTACTTCGTCCTGCCGACCGTCTGGACGATCCTCGGGGCGCTCATCAGCTGGCTCGAGAAGCCGGCCCAGTGGCTCGACCTCAGCCGCACCATGCAGCCCCTCTTCGGTGGGTCGCTCACGGGTGAGCAGTGGGCCCAGCTGGGCACGTCGGCCGCGGTCTGGGTGGCCCTGCCGCTCGCCGTCGGCATCTGGCGCCTGACCCGCGCCGAGGTGAAGTAG
- a CDS encoding YciI family protein — protein MRFMLIVPATADSEAGRMPTEQELAAMTSYNEEMLRAGVLVAGEGLHPTSRGARVTYTPDGEVSVTDGPFAETKELIAGFTIIDVSSKEEALEWLRKWPRSASDPEFTIELRQVFSAEDFGDELTPELREREDRMREEAARNAAQG, from the coding sequence ATGCGATTCATGCTCATCGTCCCCGCCACCGCCGACTCCGAGGCCGGCCGCATGCCGACCGAGCAGGAGCTCGCCGCCATGACGAGCTACAACGAGGAGATGCTGCGCGCCGGTGTGCTCGTCGCCGGCGAGGGGCTCCACCCCACGAGCCGGGGCGCCCGCGTGACCTACACCCCCGACGGCGAGGTCAGCGTCACCGACGGCCCCTTCGCCGAGACCAAGGAGCTCATCGCCGGCTTCACCATCATCGACGTCTCGTCGAAGGAGGAGGCGCTCGAGTGGCTGCGGAAGTGGCCGCGCAGCGCGAGCGACCCCGAGTTCACCATCGAGCTGCGTCAGGTCTTCTCGGCCGAGGACTTCGGCGACGAGCTGACGCCCGAGCTGCGTGAGCGGGAGGACCGCATGCGCGAGGAGGCGGCCCGCAACGCCGCCCAGGGCTGA
- a CDS encoding NAD(P)-dependent alcohol dehydrogenase yields the protein MRVNAYAAPAAGEPLAPTTVERREVGANDVLIDIEWAGICHSDIHTVNGDWGPQPFPVVPGHEIVGTVSEVGSDVKRHQVGDRVGVGCMVNSCGECDNCRNGDEQYCVKGMVGTYAATDHDGTTTQGGYSTHVVVDADYVLQVPKSLDPAAATPLLCAGITTYAPLRKWGAGPGKKVAVVGLGGLGHMAVKIAHALGAEVTVLSQSLKKQEDGLRLGADHYFATSDPDTFEHLANSFDLIVNTVSAKIDVDSYLGLLAVDGTLVNVGAPGEPLAVNVFSLLTNRRSYAGSMIGGIALTQEMLDFCAEHEIGAEVEVIPVDKVNEAYERVLASDVRYRFVIDAKTIA from the coding sequence ATGCGCGTCAACGCGTACGCCGCCCCCGCGGCCGGCGAGCCCCTCGCCCCCACCACCGTCGAGCGCCGCGAGGTCGGTGCCAACGACGTCCTCATCGACATCGAGTGGGCCGGCATCTGCCACTCCGACATCCACACCGTCAACGGCGACTGGGGCCCCCAGCCCTTCCCCGTCGTGCCGGGCCACGAGATCGTCGGCACGGTCTCCGAGGTCGGCTCCGACGTCAAGCGCCACCAGGTCGGCGACCGCGTCGGCGTCGGCTGCATGGTCAACTCGTGCGGCGAGTGCGACAACTGCCGCAACGGTGACGAGCAGTACTGCGTCAAGGGCATGGTCGGCACCTACGCCGCCACCGACCACGACGGCACGACGACGCAGGGCGGCTACTCGACCCACGTCGTCGTCGACGCCGACTACGTGCTGCAGGTGCCGAAGAGCCTCGACCCCGCGGCGGCCACCCCGCTGCTGTGCGCCGGCATCACGACCTACGCGCCGCTGCGCAAGTGGGGCGCCGGGCCGGGCAAGAAGGTCGCCGTCGTCGGCCTCGGCGGTCTCGGCCACATGGCCGTCAAGATCGCCCACGCCCTCGGCGCCGAGGTGACCGTGCTCTCGCAGTCGCTGAAGAAGCAGGAGGACGGTCTGCGACTCGGGGCCGACCACTACTTCGCCACGTCCGACCCCGACACGTTCGAGCACCTCGCGAACAGCTTCGACCTCATCGTCAACACGGTGAGCGCGAAGATCGACGTCGACTCCTACCTCGGTCTGCTCGCGGTCGACGGCACCCTCGTCAACGTCGGCGCGCCCGGGGAGCCGCTCGCGGTCAACGTCTTCTCGCTGCTGACGAACCGCCGCTCGTACGCGGGCTCGATGATCGGCGGCATCGCCCTCACCCAGGAGATGCTCGACTTCTGCGCCGAGCACGAGATCGGGGCCGAGGTCGAGGTCATCCCCGTCGACAAGGTCAACGAGGCCTACGAGCGCGTGCTCGCCTCCGACGTGCGCTACCGCTTCGTCATCGACGCGAAGACCATCGCCTGA